A stretch of the Bacillus licheniformis DSM 13 = ATCC 14580 genome encodes the following:
- a CDS encoding DUF47 domain-containing protein, whose translation MLKRKKDKFSVLLTEIAKNLDETAEYFVNYKVTNQTTLKEFADTLKEYETKGDNYVHTMIKELNKAFITPIEREDILQLTNSLDDVLDGIEHFSAMMEIFSITSSDEHIDKFSGYIRECAKEILVTIELLAENRLKEIQPHAIKIKEYEHNCDNLHRKSLKNLFGKETDPIKVIQYREIYETLEEIADSCQSVANNLETIIMKNA comes from the coding sequence ATGTTGAAAAGAAAAAAAGACAAGTTTTCCGTGCTTTTGACGGAAATTGCAAAAAATTTAGATGAAACAGCTGAGTATTTTGTTAACTATAAAGTGACGAATCAGACAACCCTTAAAGAATTCGCGGATACCTTAAAAGAGTATGAGACAAAAGGAGATAACTATGTACATACGATGATTAAGGAGCTGAACAAAGCATTTATCACGCCGATTGAACGCGAAGACATCCTTCAGCTTACAAACAGCCTCGATGATGTACTCGACGGCATCGAGCACTTTTCAGCCATGATGGAAATATTCTCGATCACATCTTCAGATGAGCATATTGACAAATTCAGCGGCTATATCAGAGAATGCGCAAAAGAAATTCTGGTGACGATCGAATTGCTGGCGGAAAATCGCCTGAAAGAAATTCAGCCGCACGCCATTAAAATTAAAGAATACGAACATAACTGCGATAACCTGCACCGCAAATCGCTGAAAAATCTTTTCGGTAAAGAGACAGATCCGATTAAAGTGATCCAGTACAGAGAAATCTATGAGACGCTTGAAGAAATCGCAGATTCATGCCAAAGTGTAGCAAACAATTTAGAAACCATCATAATGAAAAATGCGTAA
- the ggt gene encoding gamma-glutamyltransferase — protein sequence MRRLAFLVVAFCLAVGCFFSPVSKAEGVMSGGDGDKVAVGKDGMVATAHPLASKIGAEVLKKGGNAIDAAIAIQYALNVTEPMMSGIGGGGFMMVYDGETKETSIINSRERAPEGAKPDMFLDEDGKVIPFSERSRHGNAVGVPGTLKGLEAAHKKWGTKKMEDLISPSIKLAEEGFPIDSVLADAIKDHQDKLSKTAAKDIFLPDGEPLKEGDILVQKDLAKTFKLIRKEGSKAFYDGEIGRAIADVVQDFGGSMTPDDLSRYEVTTDKPIWGEYHGYDIASMPPPSSGGVFMLQMLKLIDDFHLSQYDPKSFEKYHLLAETMHLSYADRAAYAGDPEFVDVPLRGLLDPDYIKERQKLISLDSMNRDVKEGDPWKYEEGEPNYEIVPQPEDKTIGETTHFTVTDQWGNVVSYTTTIEQLFGTGILVPGYGLFLNNELTDFDAIPGGANEVQPNKRPLSSMTPTIVFKDEKPVLTVGSPGGTTIIASVFQTILNYFEYGMSLQDAIEEPRIYTNSLTSYRYESGMPEDVRRKLNDFGHKFGSNPVDIGNVQSIFIDRENKTFMGVADSSRNGTAVGVNIKTSAK from the coding sequence ATGAGACGGTTAGCTTTCTTAGTTGTTGCGTTTTGCTTGGCGGTTGGTTGCTTTTTCAGTCCGGTGTCGAAAGCAGAAGGAGTCATGAGCGGGGGAGATGGTGATAAAGTCGCCGTCGGGAAAGACGGTATGGTGGCTACGGCCCATCCGCTTGCATCAAAAATCGGAGCCGAAGTTTTGAAAAAGGGCGGGAATGCCATTGATGCAGCTATTGCGATCCAGTACGCACTGAATGTAACAGAGCCGATGATGTCTGGAATCGGCGGCGGCGGTTTCATGATGGTCTACGACGGCGAGACGAAGGAAACGTCGATCATCAACAGCAGGGAGCGTGCTCCGGAGGGAGCCAAGCCTGACATGTTTTTGGATGAAGACGGAAAGGTGATTCCGTTTTCAGAAAGGTCGAGACACGGAAATGCGGTCGGTGTGCCGGGAACGCTGAAAGGGCTTGAAGCAGCGCATAAGAAGTGGGGAACAAAGAAAATGGAAGACTTGATTTCGCCTTCTATAAAGCTTGCAGAGGAAGGGTTCCCAATCGACTCGGTTTTGGCTGACGCGATAAAGGATCATCAGGACAAGCTGAGCAAAACGGCCGCAAAGGATATTTTCCTTCCGGACGGTGAACCTTTGAAAGAAGGCGATATCCTTGTACAAAAGGATTTGGCCAAAACGTTTAAATTGATACGGAAAGAAGGGTCAAAAGCCTTTTATGATGGGGAAATCGGCCGGGCGATTGCAGATGTCGTGCAGGATTTCGGGGGTTCAATGACACCTGATGACCTGTCCCGCTACGAGGTCACAACAGATAAGCCCATCTGGGGCGAGTACCACGGCTATGATATTGCAAGCATGCCTCCTCCAAGCTCAGGCGGAGTGTTCATGCTGCAGATGCTGAAATTGATTGATGATTTTCATTTATCGCAATACGATCCAAAGTCGTTTGAAAAATATCATCTGCTCGCGGAAACGATGCATCTCTCCTATGCGGACAGGGCTGCATATGCGGGCGATCCGGAATTTGTCGATGTTCCGCTCAGAGGGCTGCTCGATCCCGATTATATTAAGGAGCGGCAAAAGCTGATCAGCCTTGATTCGATGAACCGCGATGTGAAAGAGGGCGATCCGTGGAAATATGAGGAAGGCGAGCCGAATTATGAGATCGTGCCTCAGCCTGAAGATAAAACGATCGGGGAGACGACGCATTTTACCGTCACGGATCAGTGGGGCAATGTTGTCTCTTATACGACAACGATTGAACAGCTTTTTGGAACGGGGATTTTAGTGCCCGGGTACGGACTGTTTTTGAACAATGAACTGACCGATTTTGATGCGATTCCAGGCGGCGCCAACGAAGTGCAGCCGAATAAAAGGCCGCTTTCAAGCATGACGCCGACGATCGTATTCAAAGATGAAAAACCGGTGCTGACTGTCGGTTCCCCTGGCGGAACGACGATCATTGCTTCCGTTTTCCAGACGATCTTGAATTATTTTGAGTACGGCATGAGCCTTCAGGATGCGATTGAAGAGCCGAGGATCTATACGAACAGCCTGACTTCGTACCGCTATGAATCCGGAATGCCGGAGGATGTCAGACGGAAGCTCAATGACTTCGGCCACAAATTCGGCTCGAATCCGGTTGATATCGGCAATGTCCAAAGCATTTTCATTGACCGGGAGAACAAAACGTTTATGGGGGTTGCCGATTCAAGCAGAAACGGAACGGCGGTTGGGGTCAACATTAAGACATCGGCTAAATAG
- a CDS encoding YesL family protein, which translates to MIHTLANGFYRFCEWVMRLAYLNLLWIGFTLAGAVIFGLAPATAAMFAVTRQWTLGKTDVPVFQTFFRAFKKKWAKSSVLGLILGLVGLLLFVDFQIAAVYFHDQPVFLSLFISLFIIYAIILLYAFPIDVHYDLKRIAVLKYSFIIGFSRPLTSFFMLISAFGMILLALFHVTFLLFFSGSALSFILTKLSFQAFRAIDGRRTDKQAAAPRLK; encoded by the coding sequence ATGATTCACACGTTGGCAAATGGATTTTACCGCTTTTGCGAGTGGGTGATGCGGCTTGCCTATTTGAATCTGCTGTGGATCGGCTTTACGCTGGCGGGAGCGGTCATCTTCGGTTTAGCGCCGGCGACCGCCGCGATGTTCGCTGTGACTAGACAGTGGACGCTGGGAAAAACGGATGTCCCGGTGTTTCAGACGTTTTTTCGGGCGTTTAAAAAGAAATGGGCCAAATCAAGCGTTCTCGGTTTGATATTGGGTCTGGTCGGCTTATTGCTGTTTGTTGATTTTCAGATTGCGGCCGTCTATTTTCACGATCAGCCAGTGTTTTTAAGCCTGTTCATCAGTTTGTTTATCATTTATGCCATCATCCTCTTATACGCTTTTCCAATTGATGTCCACTACGATTTAAAACGGATTGCAGTGCTGAAATACAGCTTCATCATCGGCTTTTCCCGTCCGCTCACCTCGTTTTTCATGCTGATCAGCGCGTTTGGCATGATTCTGCTCGCTTTATTTCATGTCACATTTCTTCTGTTTTTCAGCGGCAGCGCTTTAAGCTTCATTTTGACGAAGCTTTCGTTTCAGGCATTCCGTGCAATCGACGGGCGCCGGACAGACAAGCAGGCTGCCGCCCCACGCTTGAAATGA
- a CDS encoding sensor histidine kinase produces the protein MNRYQHLKIKDQLFILISLIMAVSLILILSGIQYAFRVYDQQIYRKSSQVLMLSSKSIEDELKKIEDVSYQITTDADIQANLLKAGRGQNKYGRYRIKSKIWDKLAEYTGSKRYIKSIHLFDASGTEYSAGANLTEALREQKNALIEKASRQKGSNMWEPMPGETGELLSVREIRSYERLNLDHLGTVVIVADLKRVIGDLPKDWGEGAGKIAMSDGRELFFSEMPFSQTDGLRLSSHAENGYDIVEENGQRFFVSYVKSAYKNWTYWSLIPFDAMFSKISAMKTILISLFILFFLIAVLFGRKMARGITSPIEKLVAAMKNVQNGDFKLAPLTRAPLDRQDEVSVLNRNFFTMVERINELIAENYKKQLMLKETEFKALQAQINPHFLYNTLESINWLAKTNRQPQISKMTESLGFLLRNAINMKTDVLTIEEEAEIVRHYFTIQRFRFEERLVFELDIEPAVKKCRVPKLVLQPLAENAITYCLEPFIEPCHIQIKAYKKEELVYLTVADNGPGMDEDFLEKARKELVRTTGRGIGLQNIDERIQLMFGKGYGLTISSEKNKGTVMMIKIPFQSGV, from the coding sequence GTGAACCGGTATCAGCATTTAAAAATTAAAGATCAATTGTTTATTTTGATTTCACTGATCATGGCCGTTTCGCTCATCCTGATCTTGAGCGGCATTCAATACGCGTTCCGGGTATATGACCAGCAGATTTACAGGAAGTCGTCACAGGTGCTGATGCTATCATCAAAAAGCATTGAAGATGAATTGAAAAAGATTGAGGATGTGTCATATCAAATCACCACTGACGCAGACATCCAAGCGAACCTCCTGAAAGCCGGCCGCGGCCAGAACAAATACGGACGCTACCGGATAAAAAGCAAAATTTGGGATAAGCTGGCCGAATATACCGGCTCTAAGCGGTACATTAAATCGATTCATTTGTTTGATGCTTCCGGCACCGAGTACTCCGCAGGGGCGAATTTAACCGAAGCATTGCGGGAGCAAAAGAATGCACTGATCGAAAAAGCGTCGCGCCAAAAAGGCAGCAACATGTGGGAGCCCATGCCGGGTGAAACCGGCGAGCTGTTATCCGTCCGGGAAATCCGCTCCTATGAGCGTTTAAACCTTGACCACCTGGGAACAGTGGTGATTGTCGCCGATTTAAAACGGGTGATCGGCGATCTTCCGAAAGACTGGGGGGAAGGCGCGGGCAAGATTGCGATGTCGGACGGGCGGGAGCTGTTTTTTTCTGAAATGCCTTTCAGCCAAACCGATGGCCTCCGATTGTCTTCTCATGCTGAAAACGGATATGACATTGTGGAGGAAAACGGCCAGCGGTTTTTCGTTTCATATGTCAAATCAGCGTATAAGAATTGGACATATTGGAGCCTGATCCCCTTTGACGCTATGTTTTCGAAAATTTCTGCGATGAAGACGATCCTGATTTCCCTTTTTATCCTTTTTTTTCTGATTGCGGTTCTCTTTGGAAGAAAAATGGCCAGGGGCATTACGAGCCCGATTGAGAAGCTGGTGGCGGCCATGAAAAATGTCCAAAACGGCGATTTTAAACTGGCGCCGCTCACTCGCGCTCCTTTAGACCGGCAGGATGAAGTCAGCGTCTTAAACCGCAATTTCTTTACAATGGTTGAACGGATCAATGAACTGATTGCCGAGAACTACAAGAAGCAGCTGATGCTGAAAGAGACGGAATTCAAAGCGCTTCAAGCGCAAATCAACCCCCACTTTTTATACAACACGCTCGAGTCGATCAACTGGCTTGCAAAAACGAACCGGCAGCCGCAAATTTCAAAGATGACGGAATCTCTAGGGTTTTTGCTCAGAAATGCCATCAATATGAAAACCGACGTGCTGACGATCGAGGAAGAAGCTGAAATCGTGCGCCACTATTTTACGATTCAGCGGTTTCGCTTTGAGGAGCGGCTCGTTTTTGAGCTCGACATTGAGCCGGCTGTGAAAAAATGCCGCGTACCTAAGCTTGTTCTCCAGCCTTTGGCTGAAAACGCGATTACATATTGCCTTGAGCCCTTCATTGAACCTTGCCATATTCAAATCAAAGCATATAAAAAAGAAGAGCTTGTCTATTTAACGGTTGCCGACAACGGCCCCGGCATGGATGAAGACTTTTTGGAAAAGGCGAGAAAGGAGCTTGTCCGGACAACCGGGAGAGGAATCGGGCTGCAAAATATCGACGAGCGCATTCAGCTGATGTTTGGCAAAGGGTATGGCTTGACGATTTCAAGCGAAAAGAATAAGGGAACCGTGATGATGATTAAAATACCATTTCAAAGCGGGGTGTGA
- a CDS encoding response regulator, producing the protein MYKVLLADDERIILDGISSMIEWNSFGTSLIGAAQNGIDAYRLIMEKRPDIVISDIKMPGMGGLELIEKVSRDHPSIRFILLTGFGQFEYAKKAMSYGVRHYLLKPCNESHITDSLQSVIGELKKEESAQKVKTDLEMMKPHLMKQMLKELITGGGIEDEACLRFFSEQKAIRLILFSVRDGEDKDYAQGVESIADEVLNGAVIASARVQQLLVCAVDGTLASAVLEEKMKSVQELSRRLLRFEPEASLSESGNISEASAMYEKAYRKIVQDEGETSVLIGRMLDLIEKEASNPKLSLKWAARNMLYMNPDYLGKLFKQETGEKFSSYVAKVRIEKAIAKMKKSKNTAIGTLAEELGFGHNPKYFSLVFKKYTGLTPSEFRKKEDNTF; encoded by the coding sequence ATGTATAAAGTGCTGTTGGCGGACGATGAACGGATTATTCTTGACGGCATCTCCAGCATGATCGAGTGGAATTCGTTCGGGACGTCTTTGATCGGGGCCGCACAGAACGGGATTGATGCTTACCGCCTGATTATGGAAAAGCGGCCGGACATTGTGATCAGCGATATTAAAATGCCTGGGATGGGAGGGCTCGAACTGATCGAAAAAGTGTCCCGCGACCACCCGTCAATCCGGTTTATTTTGCTGACGGGCTTCGGCCAGTTTGAATATGCAAAAAAAGCGATGTCATACGGAGTCAGGCATTATTTGCTCAAACCCTGCAATGAGAGCCATATTACAGATTCGCTTCAAAGCGTGATCGGCGAGCTGAAAAAAGAGGAATCGGCGCAAAAAGTGAAAACCGATCTGGAGATGATGAAGCCGCATCTTATGAAGCAGATGTTAAAAGAGCTGATCACCGGAGGCGGCATCGAGGATGAAGCGTGCCTGCGCTTTTTTTCAGAGCAAAAGGCCATCAGGCTGATCCTGTTTTCCGTCCGGGACGGGGAGGATAAAGATTATGCACAAGGCGTTGAATCCATTGCGGATGAGGTGCTGAACGGTGCTGTCATCGCCTCGGCCCGGGTTCAGCAATTGCTTGTCTGTGCAGTAGACGGAACATTGGCTTCTGCTGTGCTTGAGGAAAAAATGAAAAGCGTCCAAGAGCTTTCACGCCGCCTGCTCCGATTTGAACCAGAAGCATCACTCAGCGAAAGCGGCAATATCAGCGAAGCCTCCGCGATGTACGAAAAGGCATATAGAAAGATCGTCCAAGATGAAGGGGAGACATCGGTTTTAATCGGAAGGATGCTTGATCTCATCGAAAAGGAGGCCTCAAATCCGAAGCTTTCGCTAAAGTGGGCAGCCCGCAACATGCTGTATATGAATCCGGATTATCTCGGCAAGCTGTTTAAACAGGAAACCGGTGAGAAGTTTTCAAGCTATGTCGCAAAGGTGCGCATCGAAAAAGCGATCGCGAAGATGAAGAAGTCTAAAAACACGGCCATCGGCACGCTGGCAGAGGAACTGGGGTTTGGCCACAATCCAAAATACTTCAGCCTTGTCTTTAAAAAATACACGGGACTCACCCCGTCAGAATTTCGAAAAAAAGAAGACAACACGTTTTAA
- a CDS encoding ABC transporter substrate-binding protein: MRRFVFVSLCILLTLGLFGCSSNTEEAAGADGKKKVTLRVAWWGGQPRHDYTSKIIELYEKEHPHVKIEAEFANWDDYWKKLAPMSAAGQLPDVIQMDMAYLSQYGKKGQLEDLTPYVKDGTINTESIDEKTIKGGKIGDQLYGFPLGVNVLSVITNDDLLKEAGVEIDDGSWTWTDFENLALEVEEKTGQYGSNGMHPPDVFFPYYLRTKGERFYKEDGTGLAYSDDKLFVDYFKRQVKLVDEKASPTPDESAQVKGMEDDFIVKGRTAATWNYSNQFAAFAQLTDAPLSLKLPPEQAKEKALFLRPSMLFSIPKSSEQKKEAAAFIDFFINNEKANALIKGERGVPVSSKIAETVKSELSEEEKKIFEYVERATEYAGEAEPPEPISSAEVIKLLKDTSDQILFKKITPEEGAAKFRKEADAILKRNQQ; the protein is encoded by the coding sequence ATGAGAAGATTTGTGTTTGTCTCTTTGTGCATTTTGCTGACGCTCGGCCTGTTCGGATGCAGTTCAAACACTGAAGAGGCGGCCGGTGCGGACGGCAAAAAGAAGGTTACCTTAAGGGTCGCATGGTGGGGCGGACAGCCTCGGCATGATTATACATCAAAAATCATTGAGCTGTATGAAAAGGAACATCCGCATGTCAAAATCGAAGCGGAGTTTGCGAATTGGGACGATTATTGGAAAAAGCTTGCCCCGATGTCCGCGGCAGGGCAGCTGCCCGATGTGATTCAAATGGATATGGCGTATTTATCCCAATACGGCAAGAAAGGCCAGCTTGAAGATCTGACTCCGTATGTCAAAGACGGGACGATCAATACCGAATCGATTGATGAAAAGACGATCAAAGGCGGAAAAATCGGTGATCAGCTATACGGCTTCCCGCTCGGTGTGAATGTACTGTCGGTGATTACCAATGACGACTTGCTAAAAGAAGCGGGCGTCGAGATTGACGATGGCAGCTGGACGTGGACCGATTTTGAAAACCTGGCGCTAGAGGTCGAAGAGAAGACGGGACAATACGGTTCAAACGGCATGCATCCGCCCGATGTCTTTTTCCCGTACTACCTCAGGACGAAGGGCGAGCGCTTCTATAAAGAGGACGGCACAGGCCTTGCTTATTCAGACGACAAGCTGTTTGTCGATTACTTCAAGCGGCAGGTGAAGCTCGTCGATGAAAAAGCTTCGCCGACGCCTGATGAAAGCGCGCAGGTGAAGGGGATGGAAGACGATTTTATCGTCAAAGGCCGAACCGCTGCAACATGGAATTATTCAAATCAGTTTGCGGCGTTCGCGCAGCTTACCGATGCGCCCCTGTCATTAAAGCTGCCTCCTGAACAGGCGAAGGAAAAGGCGCTGTTTTTAAGGCCGAGCATGCTGTTTTCAATTCCGAAAAGCTCCGAACAGAAAAAAGAAGCGGCTGCATTTATCGACTTCTTTATTAACAATGAAAAAGCCAATGCCCTGATCAAAGGAGAAAGAGGCGTACCGGTCTCCTCCAAAATAGCGGAAACAGTGAAGTCAGAACTGAGCGAAGAGGAGAAAAAGATTTTCGAATATGTCGAACGGGCTACGGAGTACGCGGGAGAAGCGGAACCGCCTGAGCCGATCAGCAGCGCCGAAGTCATCAAGCTGCTAAAAGACACGTCAGACCAAATTTTGTTTAAAAAGATCACGCCTGAAGAAGGAGCCGCGAAGTTCAGAAAAGAAGCGGACGCCATACTGAAAAGAAATCAACAATGA
- a CDS encoding carbohydrate ABC transporter permease has product MQEEVNVKRKKRIDNLAGYAFISPFIIGFLCFTVIPMGASLFLSFTSYDLFTPPKWVGFDNYKAMLTDDEKYWGSLKVTFYYVLAGVPLRLAFALFIAVILNRAEKGVGIYRTLFYLPSIIGGSVAVAIMWRNVFGNDGVINGLLFFLGFDKKIFWYQDPTSALWTLILLSVWQFGSSMLIFLAGLKNIPPMYQEAASVDGANRFQRFFLITLPLLSPIIFFNLVMQTISAFMTFTPAYIISKGEGGPLDGTLLYSLYLFQRAFNFFQMGYASAMAWVMLILIGLVTFILFKTSSLWVHYESKEG; this is encoded by the coding sequence ATCCAGGAGGAAGTGAACGTGAAGCGAAAAAAAAGAATTGACAATTTGGCGGGTTATGCCTTTATTTCCCCGTTTATTATCGGATTTTTGTGCTTTACCGTCATTCCGATGGGAGCCTCGCTGTTTCTGTCTTTTACAAGCTACGATCTGTTCACCCCGCCCAAATGGGTCGGCTTTGACAACTATAAGGCGATGCTGACCGATGATGAAAAATACTGGGGTTCGCTGAAAGTTACGTTTTATTACGTGCTCGCCGGTGTGCCGCTGCGCCTCGCGTTTGCGCTTTTCATCGCGGTGATTTTGAACAGAGCCGAAAAGGGTGTGGGCATTTACCGGACGCTCTTTTATCTCCCGTCCATCATCGGCGGCAGCGTGGCGGTTGCGATTATGTGGCGCAATGTATTTGGCAATGACGGTGTCATCAATGGGCTTTTGTTCTTCCTTGGTTTTGACAAGAAGATTTTTTGGTATCAGGACCCGACAAGCGCATTGTGGACCTTGATTCTTTTGTCTGTGTGGCAGTTCGGCTCTTCCATGCTGATCTTTCTTGCCGGATTGAAAAATATTCCGCCGATGTATCAGGAAGCGGCAAGCGTTGATGGTGCAAACAGGTTTCAGCGGTTTTTTCTCATTACGCTCCCGCTTCTCAGCCCGATCATCTTTTTTAATTTGGTGATGCAGACCATTTCAGCCTTCATGACCTTTACGCCGGCCTACATTATTTCAAAAGGGGAAGGCGGTCCGCTTGACGGGACGCTTCTGTATTCCCTCTATTTGTTCCAGCGGGCGTTCAACTTTTTCCAAATGGGCTACGCTTCGGCTATGGCATGGGTGATGCTGATCCTGATCGGCCTTGTCACATTCATATTGTTCAAAACTTCATCCTTATGGGTGCATTACGAATCGAAGGAGGGGTAG
- a CDS encoding carbohydrate ABC transporter permease — protein sequence MSGRAAPAPLPAGNRKKRAGRLVFHITTAGLAIILLYPVIWLIASSFKESASIFATSHSLIPDPLILSNYTEGWKGIAGQPFITFIKNSLIIVGLSTAGAVLSSAFIAYGFARIPFKGKAFWFSCMMVTMMLPHEVLMIPQYIIFAKLDWLNSFKPIVVPQFFGHAFFIFLMIQFIRTIPVELDEAAKIDGCSRLGIFFRIILPLIAPALATSAIFSFYWKWEELINPLLYLNKPELYPVSLALKLFLDTETASNWGAMFAMSVVSLVPVILVFFVFQKSIVQGISMSGLK from the coding sequence ATTTCGGGGCGGGCCGCGCCTGCCCCGCTTCCTGCGGGAAATAGAAAGAAAAGAGCCGGGCGTCTCGTGTTTCATATCACGACGGCCGGTCTTGCGATCATCCTTTTGTATCCCGTTATCTGGCTGATCGCAAGCTCGTTTAAAGAAAGTGCGAGCATATTCGCCACATCCCACTCGCTCATTCCGGACCCCTTGATCCTGTCCAATTATACGGAGGGCTGGAAAGGGATCGCCGGACAGCCGTTCATCACATTCATTAAAAATTCGCTTATCATTGTCGGCCTTTCGACGGCCGGCGCGGTCTTGTCCTCGGCGTTCATCGCTTACGGATTCGCGCGGATTCCGTTTAAAGGGAAGGCGTTTTGGTTTAGCTGCATGATGGTGACGATGATGCTGCCGCACGAGGTGCTGATGATTCCGCAGTACATCATTTTTGCAAAGCTGGATTGGCTGAATTCATTCAAGCCGATCGTTGTTCCCCAATTTTTCGGGCACGCGTTTTTTATCTTTCTGATGATTCAGTTCATCAGGACGATCCCGGTAGAACTCGATGAAGCGGCAAAGATTGACGGCTGCAGCCGTCTCGGCATCTTTTTCAGAATTATTTTGCCATTGATCGCACCGGCGCTCGCGACGTCCGCCATCTTCTCGTTTTACTGGAAGTGGGAGGAACTGATCAATCCGCTTCTTTACTTGAACAAGCCGGAGCTTTACCCGGTTTCTCTGGCATTAAAGCTGTTTTTAGATACGGAAACGGCGTCTAACTGGGGGGCGATGTTTGCGATGTCAGTCGTCTCACTCGTCCCGGTGATCCTCGTGTTTTTCGTTTTTCAAAAATCGATCGTCCAAGGAATCAGCATGAGCGGATTAAAATAA
- a CDS encoding glycoside hydrolase family 88/105 protein, translating into MTKLVFDEEKLNQVIDRIVKRTFEMDFEWDWPGGVAFYGVAEAYEATENEEYLELLKNWTDEKLEDGLPKLSINGVSIGHTLISLYQATGDDRYLDAARQMADYVLHEAPRFADGVLQHTVNSEKHVFPEQAWVDTMMMAGLFLLRIGKLVGSEEYFEDGLSQYHGHEEFLQDMETNLYYHAWDHVAKNNLSGIFWGRGNGWAALTMAKALPLIDVTHPSYMIIDGSLRDLLSALVRLQHPSGLWHTVLTDPDSYLEVSGSAGIASGLLSRGSLYHKSVQKALSAITDAVAPDGRVERVSAGTAVMRDAQGYKDVPYKRIQGWGQGLALTFLADVVRSKSRAFQ; encoded by the coding sequence ATGACAAAGCTTGTTTTTGATGAAGAAAAACTCAATCAAGTGATCGACAGAATCGTTAAGCGGACATTTGAGATGGATTTCGAATGGGATTGGCCGGGCGGCGTCGCGTTTTACGGCGTGGCTGAGGCGTATGAAGCAACCGAAAATGAAGAATACCTCGAGCTTTTGAAAAACTGGACGGATGAAAAGCTTGAAGACGGATTGCCTAAGCTGTCGATCAACGGAGTATCCATCGGCCATACCCTCATATCGCTCTACCAGGCGACAGGAGATGACCGTTATCTGGACGCCGCCCGGCAAATGGCGGACTATGTGCTCCACGAAGCGCCTCGGTTCGCAGACGGGGTTTTGCAGCACACCGTCAACTCAGAGAAACATGTATTCCCTGAACAGGCATGGGTCGATACGATGATGATGGCGGGCTTGTTCCTTCTCCGAATCGGAAAGCTTGTCGGCAGCGAGGAATATTTTGAAGACGGGCTGAGCCAGTATCACGGCCATGAAGAATTTTTGCAGGATATGGAGACCAATCTTTATTATCACGCATGGGACCATGTGGCCAAAAACAACCTGTCAGGCATATTTTGGGGAAGGGGAAACGGATGGGCAGCTTTAACGATGGCAAAAGCGCTCCCTTTAATCGATGTTACGCATCCGTCTTATATGATCATTGACGGTTCGCTCCGGGACTTGCTGAGCGCGCTTGTCAGGCTTCAGCATCCCTCAGGTTTATGGCACACCGTACTGACGGACCCGGATTCATACCTTGAAGTGTCAGGCTCTGCCGGGATTGCATCCGGTTTGCTGTCAAGAGGCTCGCTATACCACAAATCCGTTCAGAAGGCGCTCTCAGCCATTACGGATGCGGTCGCGCCTGACGGAAGGGTGGAGCGCGTTTCTGCGGGTACAGCAGTGATGCGGGATGCGCAGGGTTACAAAGACGTTCCGTATAAACGGATTCAAGGCTGGGGACAGGGGCTTGCCCTGACCTTTTTGGCAGATGTCGTCCGCTCCAAGTCGCGCGCGTTCCAATAG
- a CDS encoding helix-turn-helix transcriptional regulator, with protein sequence MNDISLESCADRAGTNSYTLSKAFKQVTGINFIDYVTRLRIEKAKELLLETNKKIHDVSEEVGYRHSYFNRIFKKQVGIPPSRYRQIHQESS encoded by the coding sequence ATGAACGATATCTCGCTTGAAAGCTGCGCTGATCGGGCCGGGACGAATTCGTATACCCTGAGCAAAGCTTTCAAACAAGTAACCGGCATCAATTTTATCGACTATGTTACCCGGCTCAGAATCGAAAAAGCGAAAGAGCTGCTTCTTGAGACGAATAAAAAAATCCATGACGTTTCTGAAGAGGTCGGCTACAGACACAGCTATTTCAACCGGATTTTCAAGAAGCAGGTCGGCATTCCGCCGAGCCGCTACAGGCAGATTCATCAGGAATCTTCGTGA